The genomic interval AGCCCCAGCAGATGTGCCCACTCGTCTGCTGGGCACCCTCTACCCAGTGCCCACAACTGTGTGGCAGGGGTCCCCCAAAGCCTGGTCCTGGCTGGGGACgaggtgctggggcaggggaatgTGGCGGGGTGAGGGGAGGTGGTGACATGGAGCTGGGTCCCTCCCATGGTGCTGCGTCCAGAAGCAGTGGACACGGCTGAGAGGGGCTCCTGGCACCGGTGGCCATGGCATGCTCAGCCATCAGCGACTGCTGCTCTGAGCACTGCAGGCACTGATGCTGGCAGTGCCAGCTCCCAGGGAGGTGCTTGGTGCTGCCGGCGGTCCGAGCCACCCCAGACTCCGCTGTCGCAGCTGCATGCGACCACTGCTCCTTCCTTGCCACTGCCCATCTGCGCTGAACCAGGGACAATTGGGCCACAGCTACTCCTGCACGCCCACGTGTCTGCTAGAAATAGCCTGCATCTCTGAGAGCGCACCGTGGGGTGGCCGAACTGCCGGGGGTCCCTTGCACCGCAGGGAGCGGGGGGCCGGCACAGCGCTGTGACCGCACGGCACGGCGGGCAGCTGGGGCAAAGGGCCTGGGCAGGGCCCCGCTGCAAAGGGGGGAGCCCCGTGCCCGAGGCGAGGAGCGTGACCAGCGCCGTGCGCCAGGACCCCTCACCCAGTGCAGTCTGCCCAGCTTGGCCACGGCAGGGCCCCGGGGCCGGAGGAGCGGCTGCCAGCCCAGGGGGGAGTCTAGGGCAGAGGCCTCCCCGCCGCTAAATCCCATTGCAGGCAGCTAAAAATAGAGACACCTCTGCCCCAAAGCTGCCTCCCCGGGCAGTGGAGAGGGGCTGGCAGCAAGTTTGTGGCTGACCTGCAGCGGGGCAGGGATGctcagggcaggggctgggcacTGGGAGGTTCCCACGGAGCCAGGCCATGGCAgcggtgggatggggcagggcgGGATGCTGGCGTGGGGTTGCAGGGGGACAAGGACAAGGATGCTGGGGTGGCCGTGGCAGGGGGATGAGGACAGAGAAGCTGgggtggggctggcagggggacAAGGATAGGGATGCTGGGGTGGGCAGGTGGCTGTTGGGTGCCCACCCGAGGTCCCTGTTCCCAGAGCCCACCCAGTGAGGACTGTCCCAGGAGACAATTCCTTCTGTCCTGGGACTGTCTAAATAAGGCGCGTGCTGGCAGGTCCAGCTCCCCAAGCCGCATCTGGAGCCCCACGCACTGATTAATGAGCTTCTCATGCAGCTGCTTGTGACATGGCGAGTGGGTCTGCATGGAGGAAGCGCGACTTTCCCAGGGATAAAAATAGGCATGGGCAGAGCGGCGAGCCCTGGGAGCGGTGGCTGGTCGGGGAGCGCGGCGCTCTGGCCGGTACCCGGGGGagaggccggggggggggtgatgcCGTAGTGTCTGTGGTGGCACCGGCACTGCTGTCTGTCCCGTCCCCCCATCTCGGCTGCACTCAGCCCACATGGCTGCACCGTGCTGTGGGTCTGCTGTCAGAATGACCCCTTGTCGGAAGAGTTGAAATCCTGCTCAGGAGCCCTGTAACCAGCTTAGGGGGATGGAGGGAATTACGGCACCTCGTGAGCCAGGCTTTGTGCTGGAGCTCCCGGGCACCCCGTCAGCCGAAGCACTGCGCCGCTCACCTGAGCTGGGGCCATGGAACCACGGCGGCACGGCCAGGCTGAGCTGGTCCCGGGGCCACGGCAGCCCCGCGAGCCGGGGATCCCTGCGGGTTAATGGTTAACCACCCTGGAGCCGGCagccatccccatcccagcgCTGCTGTCGGCTCCCTGCCCACCTCCATCCTCGGGTGGGTGCTGCCACCGGGGAGACCTGTGGGGCCAGGGACGGTGCGCTCCAAGGGCCACCCCAGGGGCCTGGCCACCTCCACCGCTGGAAGCAGATCTGAAATCGGTGCTGCCGCAAGCAGcggcagcagggaggtgatggggAGGGGCGGCAACCCCAgcgccagcccctgccctgagATTATGCTCAGGCGCGAGGAGGGGTCCCAGCTGCCACTGGGGTCCTGGGCTCTTGGGGCTCAGCACCGGCCCGCAGCTGGGCACCGGCAACAGCGTGGGGTGGCCCCGGCCCAGGTCTGTGCGCAGGGGGGTCCAGAGGCAGCGTTGCCTTGGGGAGGTGCGAGGGTCCACCCTGCACAGGGGTGATGTCCCACGCGTGGTTGCACACAGGCTGCGCAGGGGCTGGGGGTTTTGGCTCAGCAGGCAGAGGGGTTGTGTGGCTGCAGTTCCGATGCTGTCTGGGGACGAAATGGCAGGTACACCGCGGCTCTTCAGCCTCACAAACAACCAGCTGAACATTAAAGCCAGGCAGGGTCGGGCGAGGACGGGGACAGGAGCATGGTGCCGTGACCAGGGCTGGCTCTGCACCGGGGCAGCCTCCCCTCCCGCGCCCGCCTGCCACAGCCATGCAtcacccagctctgccctgggacGGGTCCTGCCACATGCATCGCCATGACCCGGTGTCTCGTGCAGGGTCGCCCACGCGCCCGGGCCCTCGCCGacagggcagaggagctgccaAGGGCCGGTAGGAAGCCAGGCATCCCGCCGTGCTCCCCATGCAGCTCACAGCCCAGCGGAGGGATGTCCCAGCCACGtctcctcagcctcctgctgctgctgctgctttgctgccaggTAAGGACGGGCCATGATGCACGATGGTGGTCTGCCCCGCTCCCAGCCCGCTGCCTGCTCCCGAGCCACCGCCAATTaacctctgcctgcagcagcccctcGCCACGGCATGCTGTGCAGCGGCCGCTGCCCTCTCCTGCCATCCACATAGCACGGCATGGCACGTTAGCCTGCACTCGCCCGTGGCCATCCCTGAGCCGGGGTCACTGCCTGGCAAGGCATGGTGGCCCCCACGGGCAGGGCACGGGTGACGCTccctggtgtccccagggcCCCTCTGCCCAGATCACGGATTTCCTCTTCGAGAGATGGAAGGCGTACAGCGAGGAGTGCCACCGCAATATGAGCCGCCTGCCCGCACCCACAGGTGAGAGCCAGCGCAGGgtcccagcaggatggggactGGGGGGAGAGGTGCTGGTGTGGGGCCTGGCGCCCGGCTCCCGGCACGGGTGAGGCCGAGGGCaccgtcccgtcccgtccctccGCAGAGCTGGTCTGTAACCGCACCTTCGACAAGTTCTCCTGCTGGCCCGACACGCTGCCCAACAGCACCGCCAGCGTCCCCTGCCCCTGGTTCCTGCCCTGGTACCAGAAAGGTaatggctgggggggggtgcgcGTGTGCATGTATGCACGTGTGTTGTGTGTGCACATGCTGCTCCAGGCGGTCACGCCTGGGCCGGTGCACAGTGCCCACGGCGACTCTGGGGCCCGGCACACCCcatcgccccccccccttcccctcgcAGTGAAGCACAGACATGTCTTCAAGACCTGCGGGCCCGATGGGCAGTGGGTGACGGGCCCCCGGGGACAGTCCCTGCGCAATGCCACGCAGTGCGAGCTGGACGCTGAGGACCTGGAGGCGCaggtgggcagagctgggggggcaGCTGGTGCGgggctccctgccctgcctgcccctgccctcacTTGCTCTCTCCCTGTCCAGGAAAAATTTGCCAAGACCTATGGTAGCTTCAAGGTGATGTACACCGTGGGCTACTCAGTGTCACTGTGTGCGCTGCTCCTTgctctggccctgctgctgggcttcAGGTAGGGGCGCAGGCATGGCTGCCCAGCTCGGGGGCCGGTGGGAGCCGTgccggggggctgggggtgggagtTGGGGGACACGCGGCAGCCGTGCTGGGGGTCTGGGCGCTGGCACTGACGGCAGCTTCCCACGTCTGCAGCAAGCTGCACTGCATGAGGAACTACATCCACATGAACCTCTTCGCCTCCTTCATCCTGAAGGGCGTCTCCGTGCTGGTCATCGACGCCCTGCTCAAGACCCACTACAGCGACAAGATCGACGACTACAATGTGCACATCTGGCTGAGCGATGAGGTGAGCCGTGGGGCTGGCGGGGCCAGGGGCGCAGGCGGTGTGGCAGCCCTGACCCCTGCCCACAGGCAGCCGCGGGCTGCCGGACGGCTACAGTCTTCATGCAGTATGGCATCGTGGCCAACTACTGCTGGCTGCTGGTGGAGGGCATCTACCTGCACAACCTTCTGGTGGTGGCCGTCTTCTCTGAGAGGAGCTACTTCACCCTCTACCTGTGCATCGGCTGGGGTGAGTGCGGGTGGGCtggctccccatccctgtctgcTGACCCTGTCCCCCGCTGTCCCTCACCTGCCCCCTGCCCACCTCCCCTCCAGGGGCACCTGTGCTGTTCCTCATCCCTTGGGTCGTCGTGAAATTCCTCTATGAAAACATCCAGTGAGTACCAGCCTCTGCAGCAGGTCGGTGACTGCAGATGTGTGGAGCATGGATGGGTGTGCGGGGCTCAGGCGGGTGCACGTGGGACACACCAAGGGATGGTGGGGATGGTGTGACAGCCCCGGAGAGGCTTCACACCATCACCTCGTGCGAGCAGCAGGGTCCCAGGCTGTGGCGCTTGCTCAGCTGGGGCTGCCGATGCCACACGAGGCTCCAACAGCCGCCCAGTCAAGGGGCTGCCCAGCAGTCCTGTCCCTCCCCTCTGCAGGTGCTGGACCACCAACAACAACATGGGCTTCTGGTGGATCCTTCGCTTTCCCGTGTTCCTGGCCATCCTGGTGAGtccagggctgcagctctgcccactGCAGCCCCTCGCTCGGTGTCTGCGAGGGCCCCGAACCTGGTGCGAGAGGGGTTGCCCTGGGCAGGGGACAGAGctgtcctgcctgcccctgcccagccctgcccctcaTGGCTCACTCCACTCCATTGCAGATCAACTTCTTCATCTTCATCCGCATCATCCAGATCCTCGTCTCCAAGCTCCGCGCGCACCAAATGCGCTACACTGACTACAAGTTCAGGTGGGTGGCGGGCACAGCCCCGGCCCCACAGGCCCATGGTGCACACGCTGGGGGGAccgggggggacacggggggggggggtggggggggggggggggtgcgcgCGCGCCCACCCTGTGACCCCCTCCCACTGGTGGGCCCCCCCTCTGCGCAGGCTGGCCAAGTCCACACTGACGCTGATCCCGCTGCTGGGCATCCATGAGGTGGTCTTCGCTTTTGTCACGGACGAGCATGCCCAGGGCACCCTGCGCTATGTCAAGCTCTTCTTCGACCTCTTCCTGAGCTCCTTCCAGGTGAGCCCAGCCCCACACGGGACTGGCCCTCCATGGGGACCCTCCATCTTGGGAGGGACCAGACCACGGTTGGGGTTGGGGTCTGGCCAAGCGCCTCTCAtgcctctcctccctccacccagGGGATGCTGGTGGCCATTCTCTATTGCTTCGTCAACAAGGAGGTGAGCAGGATGGCACGGGAGTGGGCAGCCATGGGGAGCTCGGGCAGCCGCCGGGCGCGGGGCCACACTGacggcagctgcctgcaggtacaggcagagctgctgaagcGGTGGCAGCGCTGGAAGCTGGGGAAGGACCTGGCGGAGGAGTACAAGCACACGTACAGCCACACGCCCAGCGCCCGCAATGGTGCCGGCAGCGCCTGCGAGAAGCACCAGCTGGTGAGTGGCTGCGCCAACGGGCTGGGGCGCAGCCCGGCCGCCGCGCGCCCCAGCACCCACTACCTCGAGAGGACCGGACGCAGCACCGCCGAGCACCTCGCCCTGGGGGACCGGCACCACTGCTACGAGTTCCCCGAGACCACGGCTGAGAGCCACTTCTGAGCCTGCAGCTGGAGTGGGAAGGCTGTGCCAGCTCCGCTGCTGGGGCAGCCGCCGCCTCCCTTCCCAGCATCATCCTCCTCCGGGCACCGCGCAGGCTGCGTGGGACCCTGCCTGTCCCGGTGAGGATGCTGCGCCGTGCCGGGCACACACGGGACGATGGACGCGGCTGGGCTGGCTGCGGGTGAGGCACGGCGAGCGGAACCTGGACCTCTGTGGGGAGGGGATctgtggggcggggggggggatctgtgtgggggggggggggttcatccTGTGGTGCTGCCCTCGTGCGCCTTTGAGACCCTTTGCGCAGTGCTGTAATTTATCTGTCGTAACTGTAAATAGGTGTGGGCCTGTGCCGGGCTGCAGGGCCAGCTCCGCGTCCGCCTTTCTGTCCGGGGTGTGGGGACTAGGGACACCGTGGCCCCAGACTGTGCCCCCGAGCACCCACGGTTGATGGCCACAGCCACGAACGAGGAGGTGGGCCACCCAGCATGGATGGGCTGCACCAGAAGACAgcctgccccacagccctgctgcctgccccatgGCCCCACACAGGTGAGCGAGGCAGAcatgaggcagcagcagctgcagcgcTGCCGGCCAGggctccagctccctgccagcacaCGCTCTCCTCTGGCCGCTAATCGGCTCTGTCCTCTCGCTGCCAGGAGCCCTTAATTAAATCATTTGGCTCTGCCTGCCGGCACCCCCGCTCTCCTGGGAGCTAGCCCGGGCCACGGGCCGGGCAGCAGCCAGGGGCAGCGCCAAGCACCGTGAGCAGTGCCATGGGGTGCGGGGCTGCGGGCCCCCCCTGTGCCagcaggctgggctggctggctgtggtggggagggagcgCGGCGGGCCAGCACCCTAAGAGGCTTGTGCTGCGCACATGAGCGCTAAGCCCGGATGCCGCGGCTTTGGGCACCACAATCGCCTGGTGTGCAGGGATTAGGCAGGCGCACCTCCCCGGCTGGGGTCACCCTGCCCGGCAGGCGGTGGCAGGACAGACACCAGCCCTGCCATGACCCCCTGCTGCCCGCGGACCCTGGGCGCTGCCTGTCACCCTGCATGGCTGTCCCTGCCTGGCCCCGAGCAGATGACGGTTCCCGGCTGTCTGGACCCCACGTGCAGCCCAGCGCAGGGGACGTGATGAGCGTGGCGAGTGCTTGGAGCTGTGCCGCGGCAGCCACCGGCAGTCCCATGCAGTAAACAGCAGCGCTgggcgggcggccgccccccccaCCAAATACCACCCTGTCTCAGCATCGCCCGCACTGCCACGGCCCTGCCCGCCCACGCCGGCCGGCACGAGGGACGGCGGGAGCCACGCTGTCTGCCCGGGGGGTGGCGGGGTCCCAGACCACTGCGAGGGCGTCAGCGGGGCTGGCCGTGGCATGGGGAGGCCATGCCCACAGCGCCGGCCCCAGCTGTGCAGTGCTTGGCTCCCGGCAGCAGCGCCGTGCCGAGCACGCagtaattttcctctgtttacTTGACAACTTGCCGTCTGCCCCGGCCGAGCGGGAACCCGGCGTCCAGGGGCTGGTGCAGCGCAGGCAGCGGGGACGTGGGGCGGAGGGGTCTGGGCCATGGTGCTGGAGGCTGAGAGCCTGTGGCAGCAGTGCCGTGGGGCAGCATGGCGGTGCTGTAGGGACACATTACCCATGGGGGAGAggtgctgtggggctgagcGGGTAAGGGGAGGGGAGTGCAGGGGTCGTGGGCCACCAGGtacagggatggggatggggagggggacagggacagaccCTGCCCAGAGCCACGGTGCCAGAGCCGGTCCGGGCAGCCCCCGCAGAGCCACTGGCCCCCACAGCCAGGGCCGTCACTGCGGCCTCCTGACGTGGTAACGAGCCTAATTGAGGCAAATTGCTGAAGCACAAAGCGGTTTCTGGGAAGGTAAATATGGTCATCGCTCGGCACCGGGCCCTGCGCCTGTTGCTCCAGCATTGCCATGGCAACACCCCACTGTCATCCCCCTGTGACACCCCACCGGGGCCAGGCTGGCCCCACAGCACTAAGGGCATGAGCACCCCCAGACCCTGTCCAGGAGGGGTGACACGCAGCACCGGGGCCCCGTGTCCACCACACCATAACAGGGACCCTTTGGGGACCCCAAGCCAGCCCCAGCTCACAGGGTATCCCTGCGGCAATGCCCTGTGTCCCCCGGGGCCATGGGGCAGCTCCTGCACTGCCCCATGTCCCCCACACAGCCCCTTGTCCCGCCATCCTGCTCACAGGCTAGCTGGTTCCAGCACCCCGAGGGGTCCGTGTCAGGGGTGGCAGATCCCCGGCCCCCACCTTCTCCCTACTGAGGGGGCTGAGGAACGTGGCAGGGGCTGGCCAGGGGTCAGAGCTGGCAGCACCGggcacagccctgagcagggaCGGTGTCTGCTGGTGGCCAGGAGCCTCATGCAAACGCCTGATGTCAGCCCACGCTGGGGCCCGCCGGAACGTGGCCCCATAGCACTTGGCACCAGCCTGGCTGCCGCCCCAAAGCCAGGGCACTGCTGGTGCCGCAGGGTTGAGCCTGCAGCCCCTGTGTCCTGGTCATCCCCCCCGCTCCCATAGAGCCACGTGCCCTGGCCAGCGGCTCCCGGGCACACACGGACCCCCAGGACTGCTGGGCACAGCCCCTCCTCAGGAGCCGCACAGCTCCTGGGACCccagagggagggagcagggtgcctgcagcccctgggagcGGGGCCAGCCCTGGCCCAAGGAGCTAGCTCCCACGGGACTGCCGTCAGCATCCTTTCCCGTCACCACAGAGAGTCTCTGgaaggggacagcctgccgcctctGTGCTGCCGTGCCCACTGGCTGCCAGGGCTCTGGCTGAACCCAGGGCTGAGGACAGAGCCTCCACTCACAGTGGGTGCCTGCGGGACACGGCACCCACCCTGCACCGGGCTGCGGGACGGGGCAGGCAAGATGTGGCTGGCGTGGAGGAAGCTGCCCGCGGGCAGCAGTGAAGGCTGGGGCCGAGGGACCCCCCCGCCGTGGCCTGGCACTGCCCGCGGCAGGTGTCACCCCCGTGTGCACCCTGATAGCAGCCTGGGGTGCACGTCTCGGCAGCACAGCCTGCACCCCCACACCTCCCCGGGGTACATCTCGGGCAGCACAACCTGCACAACGCACACAAACATGCAGGCACACTCACACACAGGCACGctcacaaatacacacacacgcatgcacacacacacaggtgcAGATCCCAGCTGCCTGACCGGTAGAACAAAGGCGCTGCCACCAGCTCACCAGCCTGCACACCCCAGGCAGagaatcagagaatcacagaatagtttgggttggcagggacctttaaaggtcatctagtccaaccccccctgccatgagcagggacatctccaactagatcaggttgctcagagccccgtccaacct from Aquila chrysaetos chrysaetos chromosome 5, bAquChr1.4, whole genome shotgun sequence carries:
- the GCGR gene encoding glucagon receptor; amino-acid sequence: MSQPRLLSLLLLLLLCCQGPSAQITDFLFERWKAYSEECHRNMSRLPAPTELVCNRTFDKFSCWPDTLPNSTASVPCPWFLPWYQKVKHRHVFKTCGPDGQWVTGPRGQSLRNATQCELDAEDLEAQEKFAKTYGSFKVMYTVGYSVSLCALLLALALLLGFSKLHCMRNYIHMNLFASFILKGVSVLVIDALLKTHYSDKIDDYNVHIWLSDEAAAGCRTATVFMQYGIVANYCWLLVEGIYLHNLLVVAVFSERSYFTLYLCIGWGAPVLFLIPWVVVKFLYENIQCWTTNNNMGFWWILRFPVFLAILINFFIFIRIIQILVSKLRAHQMRYTDYKFRLAKSTLTLIPLLGIHEVVFAFVTDEHAQGTLRYVKLFFDLFLSSFQGMLVAILYCFVNKEVQAELLKRWQRWKLGKDLAEEYKHTYSHTPSARNGAGSACEKHQLVSGCANGLGRSPAAARPSTHYLERTGRSTAEHLALGDRHHCYEFPETTAESHF